The DNA sequence AGTATTTGATGCAAGTGTTAAGGCATTAGCATTCTTTTCCTGCACGAAGTGACAGTTGACTCTGCATCAGAACAATGCTCGGAACTCTGACAGAGAATAATATAGAAagtatttttaacttttaatggACCTGTAAAATTTCATCCCTCtgcttcttcattttttcttcccttttcttcCTTCCGGAATCTTGACCGAGTATTTTTCTGATTGCCTCAGCCTAAAGATCAAACTGTGAGAAGGTCTCCTACACATATCAACCAAAGGTTAAAATATAATGCATAACATAGTGGGCAAACCTCAGCTTCACGAGCTGCCTTTTCTGATTGCATCCTACGTCTTTGTGCTGCCTCAGCTTTCTTCAATTGCTGTTCCAATTCAGAGAGTTTCTCCTTTTTCTCTGTAATCAACCAGCATTAAAAATaaggaaacaaaattaattagataacAAGATGCACAAAAACAGAATAGTTCAACAAAATGATAACTAGAATAGTGCCACAAAAGAGAAAGCTCACTTCTAGATTTGGGAGGAAGCGAACAATCTGAGAGTTCTACAAAACTTGAAGAATACCCATCCAAATTATCTCTTCCATACTGAAGAGCCCGTTTACGTGTGGTAGGAGTTGTTTCCTTCTGCCTTTCTGCATATGGATAAGGAGATCCCTTTCTAAGCTTCTTTCCTGTAGATCCAGGTTCCACATCAGATAATGGTTCCTCTTCTTCCAAATAGTCTGTATCCTCCTCATATACTTTCTCTGATCTTGATTTCTTTCTGCTATCTTTTCCCAGTCTTGATGATCCATAATCTTCCACAGCCTCATTATAGAAGCCACCCATCATCAAATGCTTCTGTGAAACTCTTAAAATCCTACATTCTTTCTGGTTTCCTCGATACTccccatcatcatcaccatcaacTTTAGAAGCACCAAGTCTCCCAAGATATTGAATTTCgtcatcttcatcattgtctTCACCAAATCCAACATCCAAGATACGTCTTTTAGGAACCCGTTTGCTCTTACGAACAGACTCATTGGAATTTTCTCCAAACTTTCCCCTCAAAGAATGCTCTTTTTGTGAACTAGAATCggttttagaaatatttttccatttaactCCAAGATGTTTCCCCTTATCGAAAGAAAAGGAGTAATTGCCATCTGTGTCATCCTGCAAcaataatattcatatattaacTTTTGACTTGTCGGGTTTACCATTTAGTCATATTGTTAGAACACAATTTCAATATCCTAATATCCCAAGTAAGATAAACCAAACAATATACCCAAGGGAACAGTGAAAGAAAGCGCCTTGACTGGATGGGTAACTAATTTATAGCCACTACACTAGAGACTTTCCAAGAATCTTCTTCCATTGTAGTTTTAACTACTCAAAGCACGGAAAAAAGTTCATAGTATTCGAGAAGGAAgcattatagatatatattcctTATAAATGGTACATAATTGCTACCTACCAGCAAGTGCGTATTTCGAGAAGAATCAGCATGAAGTACCTGAATTTGTGACTTCTCATTGGGTGTGAAGCCATAATCACAGCTAGAAGATTTTTGGATGGAGGAGCTGCAACCACCAGAAAAATCTGCCCCGGACCTTGTGTGGATTGTATGAGTAACACCACCTACCTTGAGTTTCAACTTTTTCAGCTTGTTTTCACTTCCTAATCCATTAGAAACAACAAAAGTATcccttttataataatttttatcatgGCTTCCATTATTGAGAGGTTGTGTGGATGATGGCAGCAAATTGTAGCTCTGCAAAAGTGTATGTGAATCAAGGCGGGGTCTACGAGATGCATTACTCCTTTTCTTCCTTACACCACAGCTACCAACATCATACCCAGACCCTCCAAAGCTTTCCATCGCTATGAAATTAAATGCATCATCCAAAATCGGAAAACAAAGGGATGAAGatcaacaaaatccaaaaacaacGAGACCTAAAAGAATATTTATGAGTGTCAAGCGATAATTAATGGACCAAATTGAATCCCAAGCCAATCCAACATTTATGAAAACTGCCCCTCCTTTCAATTAGTAAGCAATTCTATGAAAGGAACTACTAAGGATCTCTTTTTTACATCAAATTGATACTGATCACTAAAACTCTGATGACTTAAGTAAGATTGATTAGAACTTTCTTAGATTTAGAAAAGAATTAGGTACCTAACAACTAAATTGAGTATACATGCATGCATCATACAAATATGCATACACCAATTAGAAGAGAAACTCAAAACCACTGCCATGAAGAGCAAAAAGCGCTAAACTCGACATGAAAATAAGCTAATACAACATTTAGTTTtgagttttctttctttctttttttttccttttttttttttctgttctaATAAAAAAGATAGATCAAAAAGCAATTATCATTTCGAAACTTACCTTTTTCTTGGTTTTAgcttttcaatttattagaaacaaaaaaattgcaaagaGCAAAACAACTTCAAATCTTCAAATCTACTTCCCTATTTTCTTTCCTTCACTTTCTAAGCAACCAATCGGGAACAAAAACAGCATTCATGTAAATACTTAAAACATTCTGCATATTTACCTCCATTAGTTGATTTTGAACTAAAAGAAGAAGTGTAACACTTTTCAACCAAaactttccataaaaattttcgGTGGAAACAAACAGAGCaaagaaaagaatataatttttttttttccagagaaaaaataataataagagatcAAGGCGCCAACCAAATTACCGAAACTAACTAAAAGCACTTACATTGAAGAACTCAGCGAAGCATGGGAAAGACGACGCAGAAGCAAAACAGAAACCCTAGTTTGCCAGATTATTAAAAGAAGCTTCGAAAAGTAAAAGATTAGCGTCAAAGAGCGGTTTTTGCCATTTCTGGGACTAGTTTTAGCAACGCTCAAGAACGCCACTCTTTTATCTGCtccatttttttccattttttttcttttattttcttttttcgttaCCTCTGAGCACACTTTTTCATGCACGCTTAATATactgattaaaaatttaaaatttgttaatagTGGGCTGAGGCCCAAATTCGGGATCCATTTACCCACCACCTTGGTTGACTCATTGTTTCAAAAtgggtattatttatttatttggatcaatttcagtgtattatttgaAGGAAAATGTCTATTTGCCTAGctaataaaaacattaatcccttgaacataaaaaaaaaattaagtggtgtgtaattttcaaattgaaaacaGTTCTAATAAATTGTTTTCcatgcaaaataaattttatcttaCAATGATTTTAAGTGTCTAAAAACACATAACGAAAATGGCAaattactttttcaaaattataataaatttattcttcTGGTAACTGAAAactaccccaaaaaaaaaaagaaaaaaaaaactagaataaacaaaaaattttaccaagaaaaaagaaaagaaaaaacaaaaatattatttaggaaCTTCCAACCTAAAACAacgataatttttaaaattatctttagTACTATCCAACCAAATAacgattttttcaaaataaccatctaaaataaattagaaaatatattttaaattcaaacaaaactaCCCAATAATTGTATACAAAGATATTCCACAATATCCACTCATTTGTCACCAATCATAaatacaaacattttttttgggtgaaaatcaCAAATACAAACTTATTCGTAGTATAATCAaacttaatttatcaaatatgatgAATTAGATATTTTTGTACGTATACATAATATCAGTATCCATTAGTGCTAATTCCATACGCATATGCTAAAACCCACTTATTCTCTGTCAACTTTGACAAACTTTAGTTCcatatatgtgcatataaaGCTTCTCTCCTggtttacccccaaaaaaaaaaaaaaaaagtatgaaaacACCCATAAGAAACTTCTATAGCTACTAGGGGAGAGAAGATAGAAAGCAacgccaaaaaccaaaaaagaaaagatgaaaaaaaaaaaaaaaaaaaagcaagtgaATAATAAAGGATTTATATGATTGGCGATATCAATGAAGAAATGGCAAGGCAATTGCTTCCCATCATCCTCAGCTTGTCATCAAACTCAGCCAATGGAGATTGCCCAGTGAACCCATCTTCACAGGTCTCAGAATCAGTAATCACAGCACTAAGCATGCTATTCACAGTCCCATAATCCTTAGACGGTATAGCATCCATGGCACTCTCAAGGTTATCCAAAGCATCGTTGAACATGTACTGGCAATCACTCAGCCCGCTTGCCTTTCTTGGAGGAAGATTAGGAGCGCTTGCGAGCTTCGTAGCAGCTTCAAGAGCCAATTTGGCTTGCTGGGTCGAAGCCTTTATGGCCAATTCGAGAATAGAAACAGGGTCGGTCTTCCCGACGATGAGGAACGGGGTGAGAGAAGCGAGGCAGAGAGTTGGGTAGTCCGTGCTGTCGCAAATTTTCTTGACGGCTGGGTCAACAGTTGTGGGTTCGGTTTTGGGAGTTGGCTGGTTAAAGAGGTTAATTCCTGCGAGTGGACGAGAGGAGGAGGTTGGTGGAGGAGCAGGAGAAGGAGTAAAAGTTTTAgcaggagaagaagaagaggaacttGGTGGTTGAGGTTCTGAACTAGGAGGGTTGGAGTTGGCATTGGAAATGGGAGTTGATGTTGATGGTGGTGAAGATGGGACTTGGTTTGGTGCTGGCGCTGATGGTGATGGTGATTGTTGTTGCTGGCTGGTCGACGTTGATGCATTAGAAGAAGGTTGAATGTAGTCGAAGCCTCGAGGTTTGCAAATGGCTTCTGCAGAGTGGAAGAAAATGAGGGAGAAAATTAGTGGGATTAAGCTGTTTTTCGacttcattttgattttcttttttaattattttacctttttctttgttttttgcaGGGTTGAAGAAtgggagaagaagaaaatggaatgAGAGAAAGTGAAATGTAGGAGAAAATTAAAGTTGGTTGAAGGCTCGGTTGGTTGGtcttccttatttttttttttattttttatttttttttttaattttttgagaaaGTGATAGTGATCCAGGAAAATAGGATGATATAAAGGAATATTAGCCAATTGTTACATTTTGTTGATCCAACCTTGTTTCACGGGCTTTATCTTGGTATTGATTTCATTTCTTTCTGTTTCAATAACCATTAACTTTTATAGATAGTACTTGACATGCAACCTGGCTTCCATTAAGTTCGTGGAATCTAATTAAAGCCTAATTTGGTCAAAGGTGGTTGATgatcttcttttcattttctctgCGTAGAAAAAAGTTTCATCATGTGAAATAACTGTCTCTGTCAGTGAAGTATTATGAACTAGTTTACAACTTAGGTGGTGAAAAAGCTTTCTATGTTCAATTAATGAGGATGCTGAACAGGGAGAGAGGAGATACTTGAGATAATTACAGGAAATAAAGCAGAGTTTACATGACAAAACTTTTCATTGTGAATTATGACCatttttaaattactattaTTCATTGTGAgaatcataaaaattttatacgCACTTAAAAACACTTTTCGAAGACAAAGAAAAGTATATAACAGGTATCGGATTCTGTAATAAGTTCCATTTAGCTTTCCAAGTTTTATAAAGATGTAAAATGGACAATTTGAAACCCAAAAGTTTAGAAGTTAGGTGTCTGCGAGTAAATTGAACTGTGTCTGAAAATATGATGACGTTTTACTTCCTGAACTGTCATCGCATGTAGATTTGCAGATGAAGAAACGCATAGCAGGTCCTTGtccaaaaatatcatatatttgttatattaacTGTAGCTCTTGACATATTATAGAATACTTCAGCAATTGCTTTAGGAAAATGATGCTGAATCAATGACGATATCTCCAAATATGTATGAAAACAGAGGAGGGCAAGCCAAAATGttattaacaatattattattctttaacaGCATTTATGGGCTCACAGAAATATAATTGAGCATACACAAACTCcaatataaacataaatttgaaattttatctccTGTTTAACATAGTTACAATAACCAGCATCTTAACTCCATTCGAAAGTCCTAATAAATTACGAGCCTGAAGAGAAAAACACGTCCTTCAAATGGTGAACATTGCACTTATTCTTCCTGTGAAGCATATTTTAGAGATAAAAAGGATTTAGGTTTCATGGTCCTTCACCACAGTTACAGGGCAGGAAGCATTATTCACCACAAAATTGCTTACACTTCCCATAATAACCCTGCAAAAGAAAACCCAACCAAATTCAATCAAATCCCAAAAAGACCATGTATATGAACAAGTACAAAAGGCTCactaaaaatcatttttaactTCCACTTTAGGGACTGCATGCTTTCCAATGAACATCATTTAAttctaaaaaatcaaaaataaataaaag is a window from the Ziziphus jujuba cultivar Dongzao chromosome 11, ASM3175591v1 genome containing:
- the LOC107419009 gene encoding uncharacterized protein LOC107419009; translated protein: MESFGGSGYDVGSCGVRKKRSNASRRPRLDSHTLLQSYNLLPSSTQPLNNGSHDKNYYKRDTFVVSNGLGSENKLKKLKLKVGGVTHTIHTRSGADFSGGCSSSIQKSSSCDYGFTPNEKSQIQDDTDGNYSFSFDKGKHLGVKWKNISKTDSSSQKEHSLRGKFGENSNESVRKSKRVPKRRILDVGFGEDNDEDDEIQYLGRLGASKVDGDDDGEYRGNQKECRILRVSQKHLMMGGFYNEAVEDYGSSRLGKDSRKKSRSEKVYEEDTDYLEEEEPLSDVEPGSTGKKLRKGSPYPYAERQKETTPTTRKRALQYGRDNLDGYSSSFVELSDCSLPPKSRKKKEKLSELEQQLKKAEAAQRRRMQSEKAAREAEAEAIRKILGQDSGRKKREEKMKKQRDEILQEKNANALTLASNTIRWVNGPTGSVVIFSEDIGLPSIFNTLPCSYPPPREKCAAPNCKNAYKYRDSKSKLPLCSLHCYKAIHEKMQPLVAC
- the LOC107419015 gene encoding pectinesterase inhibitor 10, which gives rise to MKSKNSLIPLIFSLIFFHSAEAICKPRGFDYIQPSSNASTSTSQQQQSPSPSAPAPNQVPSSPPSTSTPISNANSNPPSSEPQPPSSSSSSPAKTFTPSPAPPPTSSSRPLAGINLFNQPTPKTEPTTVDPAVKKICDSTDYPTLCLASLTPFLIVGKTDPVSILELAIKASTQQAKLALEAATKLASAPNLPPRKASGLSDCQYMFNDALDNLESAMDAIPSKDYGTVNSMLSAVITDSETCEDGFTGQSPLAEFDDKLRMMGSNCLAISSLISPII